A genomic window from Treponema maltophilum ATCC 51939 includes:
- a CDS encoding 50S ribosomal protein L25 has product MENLVLNAVTRTATGKGAAKKLRSEGKLPAVMYNSKGEAFPLTVNESEFTKVWKVATPTTLVSLSVDGKENTSVLIKATDYDIITDKNRHVDFHAVDPEKHLTTEINISLTGNPVGVRAGGLLERGVRRIAIKCLPKDLPVRIVVDVGNLNLNEKICVKDIVAGSGVTVLTPGDEMVAAVKPLR; this is encoded by the coding sequence ATGGAAAATTTGGTATTGAATGCCGTTACGCGCACCGCTACGGGAAAGGGTGCCGCAAAAAAACTTCGTTCGGAAGGAAAACTTCCCGCCGTTATGTACAATTCGAAAGGCGAAGCTTTTCCGCTTACCGTCAATGAAAGCGAATTTACAAAAGTATGGAAGGTCGCAACGCCTACGACACTTGTGTCGCTCAGCGTCGACGGAAAAGAAAATACTTCCGTGCTGATTAAAGCGACCGATTACGATATCATCACCGATAAAAACCGCCATGTCGATTTTCATGCCGTGGATCCGGAAAAACATCTGACGACCGAAATCAATATTTCGCTGACCGGAAATCCCGTCGGAGTCCGCGCGGGCGGCCTTTTGGAGCGCGGTGTACGCCGTATTGCCATTAAATGTTTGCCCAAGGATTTACCCGTGCGCATAGTCGTCGACGTGGGCAATCTTAATTTGAATGAAAAGATTTGCGTTAAAGATATCGTTGCCGGATCGGGCGTAACCGTTCTTACTCCGGGAGATGAAATGGTGGCCGCGGTAAAACCGCTGCGCTGA
- the spoVG gene encoding septation regulator SpoVG, which yields MQITEIRIRKVTAEGKLKAYVTVTFDNCFVVHNVKIIEGKTGLFIAMPSRKTSSGDYKDVAHPISLEFRTQLQDRILAEYEAGHIEEGPASADDD from the coding sequence ATGCAGATTACCGAAATTCGTATCCGTAAAGTGACGGCCGAAGGAAAATTAAAAGCATACGTTACGGTTACGTTTGACAACTGTTTCGTTGTGCACAACGTTAAGATTATTGAGGGCAAAACAGGGCTTTTTATCGCGATGCCCAGCCGTAAAACAAGCAGCGGCGACTATAAGGACGTAGCCCATCCTATAAGCTTGGAATTCCGCACTCAGCTGCAGGATCGCATCCTGGCCGAGTACGAAGCGGGGCATATCGAAGAAGGGCCCGCTTCCGCGGACGACGACTGA
- the rsfS gene encoding ribosome silencing factor: protein MKTDKEKALEIADILTDYKGADTVVLDVSELSSWTDFFVITTVNSSAHWKGLYRQVKDYAKENDLAIRIPDKKLPSGDDWNLIDMGTVVVHLMTAEARSFYDLEKLWHGGKKLL, encoded by the coding sequence ATGAAAACCGATAAAGAAAAAGCGCTTGAAATAGCGGATATTTTAACCGATTATAAGGGCGCCGATACCGTCGTGCTCGACGTTTCCGAATTAAGCAGTTGGACCGATTTTTTTGTGATTACGACCGTAAACAGCAGCGCTCATTGGAAAGGCTTATACCGGCAGGTAAAGGATTACGCAAAAGAAAACGATCTTGCGATCCGTATTCCCGACAAAAAGCTTCCGTCAGGCGACGATTGGAATTTAATCGATATGGGCACCGTCGTCGTTCACCTTATGACGGCCGAAGCGCGTAGTTTTTACGATTTGGAAAAACTGTGGCACGGAGGCAAAAAGCTTTTATAA
- a CDS encoding LCP family protein, with protein MTKYMPKLGTQTHVIFLLLIVAVLAVSVSLLITSLKTNPVDKVLESDQIIKAVIVLEDDGNALATMIMAYYPVSHKGALIDILGNTGAIYASLGRVDRIDAVYKEKGIDAYRGEIEKLVGMSIPFSLEISLKHFSELTDLLGGLRVFVPYPVDDKIDDVSYLLPSGSVTLDGDKIRTYVLYENKEAAAADRQDRLQNAVVAFLSAINARKTDIFKKNVFPLYASRIKANIDYDGLYTLLEKISLIDAERLFPQAITGSQRMVDGKMLLFPYYDGQLIKDVLKQTVSALVSETEVVHSRIYVLEIQNGTAVQGLAKNTAALLQSAGYDILTISNADRNDYDKTFIIDHIGNEEIAKNVGDFIRCTDIKTAEVKKDDSALEADTLVDFTIVLGKDFDGRYVR; from the coding sequence ATGACAAAATATATGCCCAAACTCGGTACGCAAACGCATGTTATTTTTTTGCTGCTTATTGTCGCCGTTTTAGCGGTTTCGGTTTCTTTATTGATAACGTCGCTTAAAACCAATCCCGTAGATAAGGTATTGGAAAGCGATCAAATTATCAAAGCGGTTATTGTGCTTGAAGATGACGGAAACGCGCTTGCTACGATGATTATGGCATATTATCCGGTGTCGCATAAGGGCGCCCTTATCGATATACTCGGCAATACGGGCGCCATATATGCAAGTTTGGGCAGGGTAGACCGCATAGACGCCGTTTACAAAGAAAAGGGGATAGACGCCTACCGCGGCGAAATAGAAAAACTGGTCGGCATGTCGATTCCGTTTTCGCTCGAAATTTCTTTAAAGCATTTTTCGGAATTGACCGACCTTTTGGGCGGGCTTCGCGTTTTTGTGCCCTATCCGGTGGACGATAAAATAGACGATGTGTCGTACCTGCTGCCTTCCGGTTCGGTTACCCTGGACGGCGATAAAATACGCACGTACGTATTGTATGAAAACAAAGAGGCGGCCGCAGCCGATCGTCAAGACCGCCTGCAAAACGCCGTTGTCGCCTTTTTGTCGGCGATCAATGCGCGCAAAACCGACATCTTTAAAAAGAACGTCTTTCCGCTTTACGCTTCGCGCATCAAGGCGAATATCGACTATGACGGCTTATACACCCTTTTGGAAAAGATTTCCCTGATCGACGCCGAACGGCTTTTTCCCCAAGCGATTACCGGCTCGCAGCGCATGGTAGACGGCAAAATGCTTTTGTTTCCGTATTACGACGGCCAACTTATAAAAGACGTTCTTAAACAAACGGTTTCGGCCCTCGTGTCCGAAACGGAAGTCGTTCACAGCCGCATTTATGTTTTGGAAATTCAAAACGGAACGGCCGTTCAGGGGCTCGCAAAAAATACGGCCGCATTGCTGCAAAGTGCCGGTTACGACATTCTTACGATATCCAACGCCGACCGCAACGACTACGATAAAACGTTTATCATCGACCATATCGGCAACGAAGAGATCGCAAAAAATGTCGGCGATTTTATACGCTGTACCGATATCAAAACAGCGGAAGTAAAAAAAGACGACAGCGCCCTTGAAGCCGATACGCTTGTAGACTTTACGATTGTGCTCGGAAAAGATTTTGACGGACGCTATGTACGTTGA
- the ftsH gene encoding ATP-dependent zinc metalloprotease FtsH has protein sequence MDQNRHFQKNTSKKNENERNNFNMRPAGNRIGLLVLFLLGAFFIVMAMMNKETNVYPVISYSDFLTAVGQHQVSDVQIQDQKIILGTMRSANISDGAQSRFQTVIPYNDTSLMSFLEQNGVQVSGKATKPNVLAEVLDFLPLFIMLIFLFVFMRQMSMQNSRGMQFGRSRARLFDTNKKKVTFADVAGQEEAKKELSEIVDFLKNPKKYREIGAKIPGGVLLVGSPGTGKTLLARAVAGEANVSFLHISGSDFVEMFVGVGASRVRDLFEQGRKRAPAIIFIDELDAVGRARGAGFGGGHDEREQTLNQMLVEMDGFDGKEGVIVLAATNRPDVLDPALLRPGRFDRQVHVSLPDIKEREAILIVHAKKIKLDDDVDFKHFARATSGMSGADLSNMINEGALFAARKNKEKVSFTELEQARDKILMGVARESMVMPEKERVMTACHEAGHALPYYYLKNASPLHKVTIIPRGRALGLTVGLPKEDSYSHTKSWLEDQLVILFGGYAAESIVYGDTTTGTQNDIERATDIARRMVCEWGMSEDVGAVSYGREDEPIFMGKEIERRKGYSEESAQKIDRAVEKLLNEARKRTLKILTEHRDQLDKLTQALVEKETLDDKEVRELLGFKPSEALAENEAEKSAGLEGPHVDLRRRT, from the coding sequence ATGGATCAAAATCGACATTTTCAAAAAAATACGTCCAAAAAAAATGAAAACGAACGGAATAACTTCAATATGCGTCCCGCAGGAAACCGCATCGGTTTACTCGTTTTGTTTTTGCTCGGAGCCTTTTTTATCGTCATGGCTATGATGAATAAAGAAACGAATGTGTATCCGGTTATATCGTACAGCGATTTTTTGACGGCTGTCGGGCAACATCAAGTGAGCGACGTTCAAATACAGGACCAAAAAATCATTTTGGGTACCATGCGCTCGGCGAACATTTCCGACGGTGCGCAATCGCGCTTTCAAACTGTCATTCCCTACAACGATACGTCGCTGATGTCTTTTTTGGAGCAAAACGGCGTGCAGGTTTCGGGGAAGGCGACTAAGCCGAATGTTCTTGCCGAAGTGTTGGACTTTTTGCCGCTTTTTATAATGCTGATTTTTTTGTTCGTTTTTATGCGGCAAATGTCCATGCAGAATTCGCGCGGAATGCAGTTCGGGCGAAGCCGCGCGCGGCTTTTCGATACCAATAAAAAAAAGGTAACATTCGCCGATGTTGCGGGGCAGGAAGAAGCGAAAAAAGAATTGTCCGAAATCGTCGATTTTTTGAAAAATCCGAAAAAATACCGCGAAATCGGCGCGAAAATTCCCGGAGGCGTGCTTTTGGTCGGAAGTCCCGGAACGGGAAAAACGCTTTTGGCGCGCGCCGTTGCGGGCGAAGCGAACGTTTCGTTTTTACATATTTCGGGAAGCGATTTTGTCGAAATGTTTGTCGGTGTGGGGGCAAGCCGTGTACGCGATTTGTTCGAACAGGGAAGAAAGCGCGCACCGGCCATTATCTTTATAGACGAACTTGACGCCGTTGGGCGCGCCCGCGGAGCCGGCTTCGGCGGCGGACACGACGAGCGCGAGCAAACGCTCAACCAAATGCTTGTCGAAATGGACGGCTTCGACGGCAAAGAAGGCGTTATCGTGCTTGCCGCGACCAACCGCCCGGACGTTTTGGATCCCGCGCTTTTGCGCCCCGGCCGCTTCGACCGGCAAGTGCACGTGTCGCTTCCGGACATAAAAGAGCGCGAAGCCATTTTGATCGTTCATGCGAAAAAAATAAAGCTTGACGACGACGTGGACTTTAAACATTTTGCGCGGGCGACGTCGGGCATGAGCGGCGCCGATTTGTCGAACATGATTAACGAGGGCGCTTTGTTTGCCGCGCGTAAAAATAAAGAAAAGGTTTCGTTTACCGAATTGGAACAGGCGCGCGACAAAATCCTTATGGGCGTTGCCCGCGAATCGATGGTTATGCCCGAAAAAGAACGCGTTATGACCGCGTGCCACGAGGCCGGACACGCGCTTCCGTATTATTATTTGAAAAACGCGTCTCCTTTGCACAAGGTAACGATAATTCCGCGCGGCCGCGCGCTCGGCCTTACGGTCGGACTCCCCAAAGAAGATTCGTATTCGCACACAAAAAGCTGGCTTGAAGATCAGCTGGTTATTTTGTTCGGCGGTTATGCGGCCGAATCGATTGTCTACGGCGATACGACGACAGGTACCCAAAACGATATAGAGCGGGCTACCGATATTGCGCGCCGCATGGTGTGCGAGTGGGGTATGTCGGAAGATGTGGGAGCGGTCAGTTACGGCCGCGAAGACGAACCCATATTTATGGGAAAAGAAATCGAGCGGCGCAAAGGCTATTCGGAAGAAAGCGCGCAAAAAATAGACCGCGCCGTAGAAAAACTTTTAAACGAAGCGCGTAAGCGCACGCTTAAAATACTCACCGAACACCGCGATCAGTTGGATAAACTGACGCAGGCTTTGGTGGAAAAAGAAACTTTGGATGATAAAGAAGTGCGCGAATTGCTCGGTTTTAAGCCGTCCGAAGCGCTTGCCGAAAACGAGGCGGAAAAAAGCGCGGGCTTGGAAGGGCCTCATGTCGATTTGCGCCGCCGGACATAG
- a CDS encoding S1C family serine protease: MNCCTNKIKNIKTHSARLPALCALLSVLLCVIPALFISCASSHKIAYVKPDFTDEQVFNKELERIRDKKKEKPVYALWRAALLIEECRTAPFLNRAETLFKECAAHTEEAFYDAFKNENWAQAARLGKSLQTVYAATSFPFENAGSFAADCAAAQDKFNGLARLSPREKVSEQKQREAEANTVRDFIQGCVTVWVDLGVKVQKGMGFASRVIGSGFFIDERGYIVTNHHVIADLVDPTYEGYGKLYIKLASDPDTRIPARVVGWDKTLDLALLKTEIKPPYVFTLGSSENLSIGERIYAIGSPAGLESTITSGIVSSFDRNLLSTVSVIQIDAAVNSGNSGGPLVNAEGEVQGVVFAGLLNYQGLNFAVPVEYLKTVLNRLYASGETKHAWIGAYGRTYKKNPSDTEGQGVQILYAAPGGSADYAGLCANDIVTAVNGKAVRSIEELQQYLIGCAPFSLARVSYRRPLLKKDGTARDSVAAADSTRYSDGNVLVYCDERPEYPGKYIYERESEYRMFYPLFGMELVPASVGNKRRFSVQSIIKGSSADESGFSVHDPVEILKTRLFEEDRALYAELYTKKRKSGYLEVGLALYAPLDSLYFF; encoded by the coding sequence GTGAATTGTTGTACGAATAAAATCAAAAACATAAAAACGCACAGTGCCCGGCTGCCGGCGCTTTGTGCGCTGCTTTCGGTGCTTTTATGCGTAATACCCGCGCTTTTTATTTCCTGCGCTTCTTCACATAAAATCGCTTATGTCAAACCGGATTTTACCGACGAGCAGGTGTTCAATAAAGAACTGGAGCGCATCCGGGACAAAAAAAAAGAAAAGCCCGTGTACGCTTTATGGCGCGCCGCTTTGCTTATCGAAGAATGCCGCACCGCTCCCTTTTTAAACCGCGCCGAAACTCTGTTCAAAGAGTGCGCCGCGCATACCGAAGAAGCCTTTTACGATGCGTTCAAAAATGAAAATTGGGCTCAAGCGGCGCGTTTGGGAAAAAGCCTGCAAACCGTGTATGCGGCGACGAGCTTTCCGTTTGAAAATGCCGGAAGTTTTGCCGCCGATTGCGCCGCCGCGCAGGATAAGTTTAACGGTCTTGCCCGGCTTTCGCCGCGGGAAAAAGTTTCGGAGCAAAAGCAAAGGGAAGCGGAGGCAAACACTGTCCGCGATTTTATTCAAGGCTGCGTAACCGTGTGGGTCGATTTGGGCGTAAAAGTCCAAAAGGGTATGGGCTTTGCCTCGCGCGTCATCGGTTCGGGGTTTTTTATCGATGAGCGCGGCTACATCGTAACGAACCATCACGTTATCGCGGATTTGGTCGACCCGACCTACGAAGGCTACGGCAAATTGTATATAAAACTCGCCTCGGATCCGGATACGCGCATTCCCGCGAGGGTTGTCGGCTGGGACAAAACCCTCGACTTGGCTTTGCTCAAAACCGAAATAAAACCGCCCTACGTATTTACGCTCGGCTCTTCCGAAAACCTTTCCATCGGCGAGCGCATTTACGCTATAGGCTCTCCGGCCGGTTTGGAAAGTACCATTACCTCGGGCATCGTGTCGTCGTTCGACCGCAACCTTTTGTCTACGGTGTCGGTTATACAGATCGACGCCGCGGTCAATTCGGGGAACTCCGGCGGCCCGCTTGTAAACGCTGAAGGCGAAGTACAGGGCGTCGTGTTTGCCGGCTTACTCAATTATCAGGGATTGAATTTTGCCGTTCCGGTCGAATATCTTAAAACCGTTTTAAACCGGCTGTATGCTTCGGGCGAAACAAAACATGCGTGGATCGGCGCCTACGGGCGTACGTACAAAAAAAATCCTTCAGACACCGAAGGGCAGGGCGTTCAAATCCTTTACGCAGCCCCCGGCGGTTCGGCCGATTATGCGGGGCTTTGCGCGAACGACATTGTTACGGCCGTAAACGGCAAAGCCGTGCGCTCGATTGAAGAACTGCAACAGTACCTTATCGGCTGCGCGCCGTTTTCTCTTGCGCGCGTTTCGTACCGCAGACCCTTGCTGAAAAAAGATGGCACTGCGCGCGATTCCGTCGCAGCCGCCGATAGCACACGATATTCGGACGGAAACGTTTTGGTGTATTGTGACGAGCGGCCCGAATATCCGGGAAAATACATTTACGAGCGCGAAAGCGAATACCGCATGTTTTATCCGCTGTTCGGCATGGAACTCGTTCCTGCTTCGGTCGGCAATAAACGCAGGTTTTCGGTACAATCGATTATAAAAGGCAGCAGTGCCGACGAATCGGGTTTTTCGGTGCACGATCCGGTGGAAATACTTAAAACGCGGCTCTTTGAAGAGGACCGCGCCCTGTATGCCGAACTGTACACAAAAAAGCGCAAAAGCGGCTATCTTGAAGTCGGCCTTGCCCTGTATGCGCCTCTGGACAGTCTTTATTTTTTCTAA
- the nadD gene encoding nicotinate (nicotinamide) nucleotide adenylyltransferase — protein sequence MKIALLGGSFNPVHNGHLLLALQAANEYGYERVLFIPAKDPPHKFIASGAREEERWAMLNLALDEFNDARFAADDCELRREGVSYTIDTVRALERRYKTRPEEKFGLIIGSDLCADFGKWKEADFLAEITDILLGRRPPLGDEDVSGSEKSGWSAQAGAASAASFAGAAGTSATSLSADDRIAGDAGFPWPHKDLHNDFYVASSAKIRRMIAEKKDWKSLVPSSVYRYIVERKLYGFN from the coding sequence ATGAAAATTGCACTGCTGGGCGGTTCTTTTAATCCCGTACACAACGGGCATCTTCTTTTGGCCCTGCAGGCCGCAAACGAATACGGTTATGAGCGCGTGTTGTTTATTCCGGCAAAGGATCCGCCCCATAAATTCATCGCGTCCGGCGCCCGTGAAGAGGAGCGCTGGGCAATGCTCAACTTGGCGCTCGACGAGTTTAACGACGCACGGTTTGCCGCCGATGACTGCGAGCTTCGACGCGAGGGCGTTTCTTACACGATAGACACGGTGCGTGCCCTTGAGCGGCGCTATAAAACGCGGCCGGAAGAAAAGTTCGGTTTAATAATCGGAAGCGACCTGTGCGCCGATTTCGGAAAATGGAAAGAAGCCGACTTTTTGGCCGAAATAACCGACATTCTGCTCGGCAGGCGGCCGCCGCTCGGAGATGAAGACGTTTCCGGAAGTGAAAAAAGCGGGTGGTCGGCGCAGGCGGGAGCGGCAAGTGCGGCATCTTTTGCAGGTGCGGCCGGCACGAGCGCGACAAGCTTGAGTGCAGACGACAGGATCGCGGGCGATGCGGGTTTCCCGTGGCCGCACAAAGATTTGCATAACGATTTTTATGTCGCATCGTCGGCGAAAATCCGGCGCATGATTGCCGAAAAAAAAGACTGGAAAAGCCTTGTTCCTTCGAGCGTTTACAGGTATATTGTTGAAAGGAAATTGTATGGCTTTAACTGA
- the yqeK gene encoding bis(5'-nucleosyl)-tetraphosphatase (symmetrical) YqeK codes for MALTDADIHEATALLDRYVSAMVHKARYEHSVRTAQTAGDLCRRYGLPCERGYFAGLTHDMCKDMNEEVIFLLAVQDNLPVSDLEAQKKSLLHGRAAATVLKKDFGIDDADILEAVRFHTFGCARMGNLAKILYIADKIEPGRPHSSPSYVAECMKKDLNTLLLSVAEDNARYLKTQGKTLAPETADLIQSLQKEL; via the coding sequence ATGGCTTTAACTGACGCCGATATACACGAAGCAACGGCTCTGCTCGACCGCTATGTGTCGGCAATGGTGCATAAAGCGCGCTATGAGCATTCGGTGCGCACCGCTCAAACCGCCGGGGATTTGTGCCGCCGTTACGGTTTACCCTGCGAGCGCGGCTATTTTGCCGGCTTGACGCACGATATGTGCAAAGACATGAACGAAGAAGTGATTTTTTTACTTGCCGTACAGGACAATTTGCCCGTATCGGATTTGGAAGCGCAAAAAAAATCGCTGCTTCACGGGCGGGCGGCGGCGACAGTCCTTAAAAAAGATTTCGGCATCGACGATGCGGATATTTTGGAAGCGGTGCGCTTTCATACTTTCGGTTGTGCGCGCATGGGAAATTTGGCGAAGATTTTGTACATCGCCGATAAAATAGAGCCGGGGCGTCCTCACAGCAGTCCGTCTTACGTGGCGGAATGCATGAAAAAGGACTTGAACACTTTGCTTTTATCCGTCGCGGAAGACAACGCGCGCTATTTAAAAACGCAGGGCAAAACGCTCGCGCCCGAAACGGCGGATTTGATACAATCCTTACAAAAGGAATTATAA
- the ispE gene encoding 4-(cytidine 5'-diphospho)-2-C-methyl-D-erythritol kinase, translating into MPNKMRIRAPAKLNLHLRVLSSEESAREDGYHSIESVFQAVDLCDELTVEKKAGGPLCRIKTDIVLPAENTLTTAYGEFCNLTGIKEGVQVDLVKRIPSGAGLGGGSSDAASLLIVLDKLFETDLSLEQMMQAACRVGSDVAFFLSRGCAVVTGRGEFIREIGSRNDLYFVLVHPAVHSSTKEAYALLDERLNGSIPAEFPGVAELESIYRKPAAQWTFGNSFTEPLAETYPVIAAALESLKAVGADFVQMTGSGSAVYGVFPSEKEAKSACSRLFGRWKCRVVQACNLPV; encoded by the coding sequence ATGCCGAATAAAATGCGTATTCGCGCTCCCGCAAAGCTTAACCTGCATTTGCGGGTGCTTTCTTCCGAAGAGTCGGCAAGAGAGGACGGATACCATAGTATTGAAAGCGTGTTTCAAGCGGTCGATTTATGCGATGAATTGACGGTTGAAAAAAAAGCGGGCGGACCGCTGTGCCGGATAAAAACGGACATTGTTCTTCCCGCCGAAAACACTCTTACGACGGCATACGGCGAATTTTGTAATCTTACCGGCATTAAAGAAGGCGTACAAGTCGACTTGGTTAAGCGCATTCCTTCGGGTGCCGGTTTGGGCGGCGGGTCTTCGGATGCGGCGTCCCTGCTGATTGTTTTGGACAAATTGTTTGAAACCGATTTGAGCTTGGAACAAATGATGCAGGCGGCGTGCCGGGTCGGAAGCGACGTTGCTTTTTTCCTGTCGCGCGGCTGTGCCGTGGTGACGGGACGTGGCGAGTTTATCAGGGAAATCGGCTCCCGCAACGACCTTTACTTTGTACTTGTGCATCCTGCGGTTCACAGTTCTACAAAAGAAGCGTATGCGCTTTTGGATGAACGGCTGAACGGGTCGATTCCGGCTGAATTTCCCGGGGTCGCGGAACTGGAAAGCATATACCGAAAGCCGGCTGCTCAATGGACTTTCGGCAACAGTTTTACGGAACCGCTTGCAGAGACCTATCCGGTTATTGCCGCCGCACTGGAAAGTTTAAAAGCTGTCGGTGCCGATTTTGTTCAGATGACCGGTTCCGGTTCTGCTGTGTACGGCGTTTTTCCTTCCGAAAAAGAAGCGAAGAGCGCCTGCTCTCGGCTATTCGGCAGGTGGAAATGTCGGGTTGTGCAAGCCTGCAATCTGCCTGTGTAG
- the tilS gene encoding tRNA lysidine(34) synthetase TilS — protein sequence MQKVSAGLQQCGIGRVQAASAQDVCEPLSLLLAVSGGIDSMVMLHALRALNTLPHPNAPEGGSLGSAIPIPSDFSGRLRLSVVTVNHNIRPASETEADALFVKEQCALWNIPCTIKTIPEGAVASAALSRGGGTEEAARFLRYALLQKQSEAEHCDFVLLAHNRDDQLETLLQRFFQGASAGISGFAAAGIAKRRGIFCRPLLDIPRCDIEEYARFFSVSFREDKTNGDPSYYRNNLRLHLIPLLNEHIRGWDTGVLSGAQKAEREALFIEELASLIEWEYVPGFPGCSSDFTSDFASGAVRTASVPFFQAGFPVRIRALYKAAQKIGIERRIPYALFKDCASGKRRVRGCGIECVKTKKFLTVTNLRSGTTLCSSAPEEGVGGHSDFCISVDKAGSYEAPFGRFEVLGANEAHVRKTQKRADNKYGEVCAGPFSLPFTIRNRRAGDRIQTAQGTHKALKKIWNEWGIESRLSPLVPVVEYGGNPVCVWGAPFGYPDWYVKGCAQNGGCVFLFYPTVRTVAVFEE from the coding sequence TTGCAAAAAGTATCGGCCGGCCTGCAGCAATGCGGGATCGGCCGAGTTCAAGCCGCAAGTGCGCAGGACGTTTGCGAGCCGCTGTCTTTACTGTTGGCCGTATCGGGCGGCATCGACTCTATGGTTATGCTGCATGCGCTGCGCGCGCTGAACACGCTGCCGCACCCGAATGCACCGGAGGGCGGTTCGCTCGGAAGCGCAATTCCGATTCCGAGCGATTTTTCGGGGCGTCTGCGCCTTTCGGTTGTAACGGTAAACCATAACATTCGTCCCGCAAGCGAAACGGAGGCCGACGCTTTATTCGTAAAAGAACAGTGCGCTCTTTGGAATATTCCCTGTACGATTAAAACGATTCCCGAGGGGGCCGTTGCGTCGGCCGCTTTGAGCCGCGGCGGCGGAACGGAAGAAGCAGCCCGGTTTTTGCGTTACGCTTTGCTGCAAAAACAATCCGAAGCCGAACACTGCGATTTTGTGCTTCTTGCACATAACCGCGACGATCAGCTGGAAACGCTTTTGCAGCGTTTTTTTCAGGGCGCTTCGGCAGGGATTTCGGGGTTCGCCGCCGCGGGTATTGCAAAAAGGCGCGGTATTTTTTGCCGCCCGCTGCTCGACATACCGCGATGCGACATAGAAGAATACGCCCGCTTTTTTTCGGTCTCTTTCCGCGAAGACAAAACAAACGGCGATCCGTCGTACTACCGCAACAATCTTCGTCTGCACCTTATTCCGCTTTTAAATGAACACATCCGCGGCTGGGATACGGGCGTGCTTTCCGGCGCACAAAAAGCCGAACGGGAAGCGCTTTTTATCGAAGAACTTGCGTCCCTCATCGAATGGGAGTACGTGCCGGGTTTTCCCGGCTGCAGCTCGGATTTCACTTCCGACTTTGCGTCCGGTGCCGTGCGTACCGCATCCGTTCCGTTTTTTCAAGCGGGTTTTCCCGTGCGGATCAGGGCGCTGTATAAGGCTGCGCAAAAAATCGGCATAGAGCGCCGTATTCCGTACGCGCTTTTTAAAGACTGCGCATCGGGCAAGAGGCGAGTGAGAGGCTGCGGAATCGAGTGCGTAAAGACAAAAAAGTTTTTAACCGTAACGAATCTTCGTTCGGGCACGACTTTGTGCTCAAGCGCTCCGGAAGAAGGAGTCGGCGGACATTCCGATTTTTGCATATCGGTCGATAAAGCCGGCTCCTACGAAGCGCCCTTCGGCCGCTTTGAAGTTCTCGGTGCAAACGAAGCTCACGTGCGGAAAACGCAAAAGCGTGCCGACAATAAATACGGGGAAGTGTGCGCGGGGCCTTTTTCGCTTCCCTTCACAATAAGGAACCGCCGTGCGGGCGACCGCATACAAACGGCCCAAGGCACCCATAAGGCCTTAAAAAAAATATGGAACGAATGGGGCATAGAAAGCCGCTTGTCGCCCCTTGTACCGGTTGTCGAATACGGGGGAAATCCCGTGTGCGTATGGGGCGCCCCTTTCGGATACCCCGACTGGTATGTTAAAGGCTGCGCGCAAAACGGGGGCTGCGTTTTTTTGTTTTACCCGACCGTGCGCACCGTTGCGGTATTTGAGGAATAA